The DNA sequence AAAACTATATTGTATTTTTATTAAACAATAAATTATGTTATTAATTATTTACAACATGTTATTATTACTACTTTATACTATAAATTATTTTTTACTTTTTTAGGCAAAAGCAATGAATCAATAAATTTTGATAAATACAATTTTAAAAATCTTTAAAAATAGAAAATCATGAAATCTTATAATTTTAGCTTTACAAAATCATTTTTTAACTTAAGGATGCAGGCTACATTCATAACCTTGATTCTTTTTTCAATTACAACTTTTATTCATGCGGAAGAACCGACAAAGGAGTGGGCATATACGGGACATACTCATTGGGTTTTAAGCATAGCTGTTGATGCTGACGGAAATATTTACTCGGGTTCCAGAGATGAGGAAATTCATAAAAAAACATCGGATGGTGATCATATTTGGACATACAATGAGCATACCGATATGGTTCGGGGTTTAGATGTAGATGCAGATGGTTATATATACTCGGCCTCAGAGGATAATGAAGTTCACAAAATTACACCGGCCGGAGATTCTGTATGGGTTTATAGAGAACATGGCGATGAAGTGATGTCTGTCAGAGTTGGTGCAGATGGATATATTTATACTTGTTCCATTGATGATGAAGTCCATAAAATCAATCCTGACGGAGATTCTGTATGGATTTATAGGGAACATAATGACAGAGTATACGGCATAGACGTGGATGATAATGGCTATGTCTACTCAGCAAGCAGAGACGGAGAGGTTCATAAGATTGATCCGGATGGGAACCAGGTTTGGGTATATACTGAAAACATTGGAAGTGGTTCCTTTAACATGGTTTATGATGTAGTAGTTGATGCAGATGGATATGCTTATTCAGCTTCTATACATGAAGAAATACACAAAATCAGCCCGGACGGCAATCAGGTTTGGGAATATGAAGAACATGAAAACACG is a window from the Chitinophagaceae bacterium genome containing:
- a CDS encoding T9SS C-terminal target domain-containing protein, producing MKSYNFSFTKSFFNLRMQATFITLILFSITTFIHAEEPTKEWAYTGHTHWVLSIAVDADGNIYSGSRDEEIHKKTSDGDHIWTYNEHTDMVRGLDVDADGYIYSASEDNEVHKITPAGDSVWVYREHGDEVMSVRVGADGYIYTCSIDDEVHKINPDGDSVWIYREHNDRVYGIDVDDNGYVYSASRDGEVHKIDPDGNQVWVYTENIGSGSFNMVYDVVVDADGYAYSASIHEEIHKISPDGNQVWEYEEHENTVYTLLLDEDGYLYSGSQDSDVHKISPDGDQIWVYPEHTSSVRALEIDADGYVYSGSEDDELHKIRQPLETFIPDIAENNQYLQLKNYPNPFASTTNIQYKLPYEVHVELSVYDITGQKIKTLVDEKQTGGQHNITFDGQNQPVGIYFFRLKTDEFIETGKMTIN